In Toxoplasma gondii ME49 chromosome II, whole genome shotgun sequence, the genomic stretch tcttctctctgcatctctgtgGCTTTTGTGTTTCGTATCTTCTcagttctctcctttctcctcatcctgtgtctctgtgtgcaagtgtctcctcgccacccgcgttcctcgttttctcgactCGTCTCCCGTTTCGACGAacgttctctccttttcttttccttatgttttcgctctttgcctcgctcccttctctcccttctcttttcgaatttttcctcgcttcccgtCCCCGGGTGTCCATACTCTGGCCAGGTGCTGCGCGATGGAAAGCTGCATGCGATCTCCTTCAGTCGAGGGCAGGTCGTTTCTCCTTTGACTGTTCAaacgtcgccttctctctcgcgcggaAACTCGGCGCCCGTCGGAGATCCACGAccgcgagagacgccgaacgaaggagcgaaggcggagagcgagggagacgcgTTTGCTGTTCTTCCAGAGGGGAACGTGGAGGCGCAGATGCGAGCCGTGGAAGACTACGTCTGTCggttcgcgtcttcttctgtttcgcctttctctcgtctgttcCAGTTTCCTTCCTCGGAGTCGCAGCGTCCTCCGTCGAGTGGTACTTGCCTCACCTTCGAAGTCGACAGAGAAATCTTCGGAGACGCGCTGCTCGATGGAAGGAAAATCGAGCAACGCCTGAGAGCCTTGGCCTACCTCCACCCCACAGCCTCGTTCCGGTTCCTTGAGATGCccaggagaaggagagaagggatgcagacggaggaagaagcgtcgCAGAGACTCGACTCTCGTaggcagcgagaaaaacagaaagcgTTTGGAAAAGCCTCCCATTCTGCTTGGGCTAGAACACACTCCGTGGAGGCCATGTGCCTCTTCGTGAAAATGGGCGGTTCAGGGAACGCGCGAAAGAAGCGCTGCACTGCGCTCTTCCTATATATCAGAATTCACCTCCTTCTCACACCAAAATAAGTTTTTTCTAGACTTGTTCGCATAACTCTCGACAGAGCTGTAGCCGTagctctctctcgcatgAATATAAACATCTATTTTCTTCATTGATGCCTGCACTTCAGTCTGTGCGTCTTGGGAGCGCCCCCTCCCCCTTCCGACAGAGCGCGGACGCTTGCctcctccgtttttcttcctccttctcacTTGTCTCGCAAACTCTAGAGTGACGGGGACTCCCCGAAAGCCTTCGTCGACGCTCGAGTTCACTGcatctctctgcttcctaGAGACGCTCGCGTTGAGTCTTTTCCGCGAATGTCCCTCCAAGTTTCGAATGAAAATCCTGAAAACCTGAGTTTTCGTAAGTGTTCAAGTTACGAGCTGCGCCCCTGTGGCCCAATCCGCTTGCCATCGACGCTGGCATATCCTATAACGCGGAGCTTTTCGACTTTCGAGTCAACTTCAAACTTGACTTTTCCAGACTGAAAGCGAGCGAAATCGAGACCCAGACGCACCTGGATCCCGCATGGAAAAAACACAAGCTGGAAAGGCTTCCTGAGCAACTCGAAGCAGGCGCCGAGGCTGGAGACGTTTGCTTTGGGTGACTGTGTGCAAGATgaggaacagcgagaagcggTGGCGGGTTGTGAATCAAGTCCACTGTGTCATAGCCGCGTAGTCGTGGACCTTTCGTGGAGCGCATCTCCAAAacgcctcgctgtctcgaTCTTTTGAAGGAGGAAACGCCTGCTCTCCAGTTTTCTTCGTCAATCCTGTGTGTTTCGCAGGCGAGACAAAACGAAACAAGGAGGAGCTCGTGAGAGCGGTGGAGTCTGCACaaccgacagagacagaacatgGAGAAAATGAGACAGAAGGACAGACAGCAGCTCGTACTGTGCTGTTTCGAGAGCCTGGAGGCTTGGATTCCTACATCCGCCATCTTTCGGCGAATCTCACTGAACTCTTTTCAGACGCGCCGGTCATCAGGTAGGTGACGCATACGGCGGCTTCGCTTCGGAGGAGATGGAAAGAGTCGAACGAACAAAGAAGGATGAGAAAACGTGCAGAACCTTCGCGAGGCTGGGCGGAGTCGCGTCCTCAAGACGACATCGGTTTCTCTCCAAATGCCGTCGAGGCCtcctgagagagagagacagacagacagaccgACGCAGGGCaattccttcgtttcctgcgtggcgcgtttcttctctttcttcttcccctcttcctctcttttcaaatttctctccccttctcctccgtctgcttctccccgctgttcgctctctcctgtttctccaccttcgctctctcgtccttcctctcctcagcggtcttctccgtcgtctcccctctcttctgcggtGTCAGCAGGCGGCTTCAGTGCCTTTCCTGCACTTGTCGAAGTGACCGTGACAAATCtcgtctgtgtgtttctctgttctgctCTCCAGCATCAACGGATCTCACCCAAGTTCtggcctccttctctctgttcgtctcttcttctcctctccttcttcctctccttcttcttcctctgcttcttcctcttcctctgcttcttcctctgcttcttcctcttcgtctgcttcctctctttcttcctctgattcctctgcttctgcctctttgtGTTCTTCTAGTTCGGctgccgcgtctcctctgtctccttcgtcggtctcttcctcggattttttcctttccttcgttAACAGCATTCCGACGCCTGAAGGCGGCGTGCATGTGGAGGGGATTCGCGCGGCGCTCTCGCGGGCGGTGCAGCGGcttttgcgtctctccgACTCGCGGTCTTCGACGTTTTCAAAGTCTCCGTCaacttcgctgtcttctctgagCAAGAGGGACGGCAAGCGAGGGAAAGGCGCTCCTGGGGAGCCTCAAAATTCTCATGAAAAGAGTCTCAACATCCCGGGAGAATTCCTGCGCGAAGGCCTCGTCGGAGTCGTGAGCCTCAAGATGCGCGAGGCCGAGTTCGAGGGTCAGACCAAGAAGAAACTGGGGAACAAGAAAGTCAGAGGAATCGTCGAGGAGGTAAGCACTTGGGCCTCTTCTTGCCGGCGATGAAGGCAAAACTCGAACCTCCTCAAATTCGTGGTGGAGGTCTCGGAGAAAGACCTTTCGAAGGCGGAAGAtgaaggaaggaagggaagaacaaGAGTTTCGGCTCTCAAAGACACTATGGAGACGTTAACCTTTCAGAGTGTTCAAGGtctgagagagacaaggtGCCTGTCCGCTCAGTCAGGCCggccgtttccttctctttctttcgcagCTCGTGACAGATGCCCTTCTCAACTACTTCGAAAGACATCCTCAAAACCTCCAAAAACTTCTGCAGAAGGCAACCGCCGCgcgcgccgcagcagccgctGCCAAGGCCGCTCGTGACTTTGCTCGGGCCAAACAACAGTCGAGTTCTCTCCACCTGACGCTTCTTCCAggtacagagagaaagaaaagaaatctAAAAATGCATCTCGTAGCCTCGTTCATGGAGCTAGGCAAACGCCCGGGTGTCTCTTAGCTCTCCCTTCATTcacgtgcatatatatatatatatatatatataaatgtatataaatgtatatatatatatatatatatgtatataactATAAACAtatccctttgccttttCATTTAGATTACGTACGTATGTGTCGTTCAATGtatttttcctttttcatcATTCATGTCCGTCTATCTATGTGAGTcactctgtgtctccttctcttcattcatatacatacacatatgattatgtatgcatttatatatatatatatatatatatatttatgtatatatatatatatatatgaatattcGTATGTGTGTAGAGGGTAGCATTGCTTTTCTGCGTGTAGTGTctcttttgcatgcagttttggGATTGGTGAAatcaatgcatgcatgttttcTGGCCTCGCTGTCCAGGCAAGCTGTCAGACTGCAGCCCGACGAATGCACGGGAGAGACTCTCGAAGGAGCTTTTCATCGTCGAGGGCGAAAGCGCTGCGGGGAGTGCCAAGCAGGTCCGAACacagaacgaaagagagaacagaaatgaggacgagaaggaaaggaaaacgaacgaagaagaggaagaacagaggaggaaggagaagaagaacaaagagacagaaggaaggagagagaagagggaagagcacttctgttttcgttctcttcagCGTCGGAAACGGAAGGCAACAACGgcgccgcagagaagagacgcatgGAAGGCTTTGCTAGCTGGCAAGTAAAGAAAACATTACGGAAAGGAGCTGTTTTTCAGAGGCGACGCTTGCCAACAGTTGAGTAGTGTGTaggcctgcatgcgccgtaGAGACGCCTGCGGTTTTTGCAATTCTTTTATGGAACTTTGCAACCCCCGGTCTGGCCTTTCGTCGATCCTCATTTGGAAGCTCGAGAGAGCTGTTTTTTCATTCattttctccattttcctTCAGtggtttttttttcgttttctttcccctCCCCCCCATTTGCTCCTATTTtcccctgcttcttcttgtttttttatttttctcttccaggCTCGAGACCGCCGCACACAGGCGATTCTGCCGTTGCGAGGAAAGATTTTGAATGTGGAGAAGTTGGGCAACTTCGCGAGAATTttcgaaaacgaagaactgAAGGTGCGAAGTGTGACAGCCGCGGGCCTCCCCctgccgcagagagaaaacttcCCTGATCGTTCGGGCGCTTTGGAAACGATTGTCTTCTGACGCATGCGCGGGCAACGCATCCCAAGCCGCTGTGAAAATCTacagcttcttctgtccaTACAAAaacgtcttctctccgttcttcgaAGACTTGTCGCCTTCGGTAGATGCGTCTGCTCGGCGCCgcgctctcgtctcttctggcTGCACGTCTCGTCTGTTggcttcgccttttcttccaTGTTCTTTTGTggttttttctgtcctcttcAAGGCTCTCGTTGCGGCGCTTGGCATATCCGTGacgaaggcgggagaagtCAGCGCGGATTTGGAAGGCCTGAGGTGAGCGGGGGTCGGCCGATGCAAATGGTTATTGAAGAGAAGCAGTCAGAAACATCGGGTCTTGGTTCTCGTCACTTTTTCcaaatgcatgcaccagCCGAGGCTGCAAAGGCCTCACCAAAAAGATTTCCGGTTTGGGTGCGCGTTCCCATGTGTCTGGTTTTGTGGATTGACTTCGATCTCTCCTCACTTGGATATGCGCCGACGTCgtccgcgcttctctctcgatctgcgcaactgcagacgcagagacgtaGACAACCATTTCCACAAGGACGCCGACCTGTGTCGGATCGAAAAcatttctcttcgttttctggtGCTGCGTGAGATTCAAGCGAAAGGATGAGTCTGCTGTGTGCCAGAGTGTGTGTAAGGCGAGGTTCTCTTTTGCGCCCCTGCGCGCTGTTTCCAGGTATTCCCGCGTCATCATCTTGACGGATGCAGACGTAGACGGCGCACACGTTCGCAGCCTGCTGCTgacgttcttcttccgtctgcAGCCGGAGTTGTTTCGTCAGGGTCGCATCTTCGTCGCAtgtcctcctctcttcaaAATTGCCCACTTCCCTGTGCCCCACAAACTTCTGCAAGACGCGACTGCCGCGTTCAGAAAACGCCCTTGCTCTCGAGCAACTTCTGCCGTTCCCGACGAAGCGAGGGCAGTCCACGACGCGCacaacgacgaagaagagcgaggagacgaaagcgacgacgaggccggtcgggggggggggaagcGTCTGGCGACAGAGACGTACGTTTGGAGCGACGAGGAGGTGAAGCGCGTTTTCGAGGTCctccgcatgcacagagaaagtcggaaaaaggagcagagaggccccggcaaacgcatgcgcggAGTCGCCGCAGGCGCCGTCCTctctggaggagagaagcctgaacacacagcgagagaaccagacagagacgatgggagagacggagagagagaaggagagcaagaccaagaagagggagaagaacggcgaAGTAGCGACAAGACAGTCCCGGGGCTTCTGGAGGGCGAAGCTGACGAGCAGTTGAGTTTGCCGGGGGTGACTCTGCAGCGGTTTAAAGGCCTGGGAGAAATGCAGCCTGAGCAACTGAGGAGAACGACGATGAGTCCTGTAACTCGCATTCTGAAGAAAATCTCTGTCGCAGATGCCGAGGCGGTGAGTGAAGAGCAAAGACAAGAGTagaggcaggagaggcgCGGATGTGGGGAGAAATCAACGAACTCGAAGAGTCGAGTCCATTCTAGGAGACGCGGAACTCTGGGGAAAAGCCGCTCTCTGGGGGAGCAAGCGTCAGCGGGTCTCTGCTTCCCGGATCGGCGTTTCTGAGGTCCCTCGTGTGAGTCTTTGCGACGGCGAAAAGGCAGATATAGGTCCTTCTTGCGTACTCGCTTCCTCATGGCTTCCGGAGCACTTAGTCGAACATGTAACGCCGTTGACGAAAATCAAAAGAGCCTTCGTCGGGTGAAAAAGGAGCCGTGGACGTTTGGGCGAGCTGCCGCGGTCCGGCAGGTGCAGTCCAGTGGTGGGGCGGTGTGCAGAAATCATGGAGCTCTCGGTTTCGGTGCGTCATACGTGGAATCCGATTCTGTATCTTAGGGAGTTTCATGTCTCTCTGTATTCACCTTGCGTGATATGAATCGCCGCcatgagagagaacgcgttttcttctcggaaAGATGCACAGGCGAATCCCAGCCAAGTGTGAAGAATGAGAGGCAGATGCGAAGGGGCTGCTCACTCAACCTGGGGGGaactctgtctttcttcgccgctgcttctctgctgtgccgtctcttcctctgaaCGTCGCGAATTCTCTTTTATCTCGAGTTGTTCTCTTGTCCCCCTCTCGGCTCCACCgtttgctttcttccttctgtcttttcgtCGCCTCGATTTCTCGCAGGCGGAGGCAGCGGTGGCGAGTCTGATGGGCGACGACGTAGACGCACGGAAGAAAATCATCTTTGAGGCGAACCGCGACGTCTTT encodes the following:
- a CDS encoding ATPase/histidine kinase/DNA gyrase B/HSP90 domain-containing protein (encoded by transcript TGME49_297780) gives rise to the protein MRRHSRPREGRVVEACSGDRKSFFSGKMKASLERNAGHEKDTKERQLKNTGSCFSPAGASPPLSSQPSSPETTSSLSSSSRSSSSRSSSPRSSSSSRSSSSSRSSSSRSSSRSSSSRSSSRSSSSSWSSTLCRSSSSLLSSCPSSPHSLSSSRSSPLSSSSSLSYSRHRISFLHRSVSCRPLPSARRCAPARQSKDVFSSSLVFVLFTLSAVSFPAEAVWIPRSCSLLSPHAPSSSDLSAFCVPQSVNRNLLTTLPAFLPPLKLPKSPLFPPPFSHSLSSSPSLSSLSSSLSSRSSSFDPALLPSSSPPVPSASSGSTSLLSLPSPAVYASLPSYAFSAFSPSSSPSSPSPSSSPSSSRSFASPSSAYTSDSIRVLEGLEPVRMRPGMYIGSTDSEGLHHLVWEAIDNAVDEVENGDCRRIVVVLHADRRSVTVADDGRGIPCDVHPQTGLSALETVFTKLHAGGKFSPASQTGASSYAFAGGLHGVGSSVVNALSSQLRVSVLRDGKLHAISFSRGQVVSPLTVQTSPSLSRGNSAPVGDPRPRETPNEGAKAESEGDAFAVLPEGNVEAQMRAVEDYVCRFASSSVSPFSRLFQFPSSESQRPPSSGTCLTFEVDREIFGDALLDGRKIEQRLRALAYLHPTASFRFLEMPRRRREGMQTEEEASQRLDSHARVESFPRMSLQVSNENPENLSFRETKRNKEELVRAVESAQPTETEHGENETEGQTAARTVLFREPGGLDSYIRHLSANLTELFSDAPVISINGSHPSSGLLLSVRLFFSSPSSSPSSSSASSSSSASSSASSSSSASSLSSSDSSASASLCSSSSAAASPLSPSSVSSSDFFLSFVNSIPTPEGGVHVEGIRAALSRAVQRLLRLSDSRSSTFSKSPSTSLSSLSKRDGKRGKGAPGEPQNSHEKSLNIPGEFLREGLVGVVSLKMREAEFEGQTKKKLGNKKVRGIVEELVTDALLNYFERHPQNLQKLLQKATAARAAAAAAKAARDFARAKQQSSSLHLTLLPGKLSDCSPTNARERLSKELFIVEGESAAGSAKQARDRRTQAILPLRGKILNVEKLGNFARIFENEELKALVAALGISVTKAGEVSADLEGLR